In one Leptospiraceae bacterium genomic region, the following are encoded:
- a CDS encoding class I SAM-dependent methyltransferase, whose product MLELLQTSEFLQDPETGIWTLKELKRFDYSDGDENENYLLEVLQNAKDKSIYSEELRKSIKDWPSLYHLSRRRSNLLRPFEEILKNKKILEIGCGCGAITRYIGELGAEVYSIEGSFRRAKSARERCKELSNVTIICGSSDKLPEYGEFDVVLLIGVLEYSPKFLGPEGPELLLKSIYRQLKPEGLLILAIENQLGLKYFAGYPEDHAGIPMYGINNSYTEGEFVTFGRKVLEDLLLDAGFDTLEQYIPLPDYKLPVSIVTPLGWQKYPDEMCSLALESVKEDAQRSPYSFLSLENAYIPVWKNGLAQDLANSFLFSCYKGEKSEFSNILAYYFSDARKIDYLKRLEFLEDEGVVIKAYHGNSSSIEEFIQGESYFKKLLNILNRPGWSIEEIVSWTKVWYDALLKELGLSENITLTAAVESKYWDATPFNAILDEKGDLCFFDLEWTGLKQIDLGLVLWHGLFISFIRVTDVSSPVQGQSLNVLEIIYRIMLYLGFDLSKESLLEYEKRDRQIISDLSGIDEPEEHILYVKNRCLRERILPEQAEQKLLQKEQELRQKEEELRQKEEELKAVYSSNSWKVTEPVRHIIKIIKK is encoded by the coding sequence ATGTTAGAACTATTACAAACGAGTGAATTTCTTCAGGACCCGGAAACCGGGATCTGGACACTAAAAGAACTTAAGAGATTTGATTATAGTGATGGAGATGAAAACGAAAATTACCTTTTAGAAGTTTTGCAAAATGCGAAAGATAAAAGTATTTATTCTGAAGAACTGAGAAAATCCATTAAAGATTGGCCGAGTCTTTATCACTTGAGTCGAAGAAGATCCAATTTGCTTCGTCCCTTTGAAGAAATACTAAAGAATAAAAAAATATTAGAAATCGGCTGTGGATGCGGAGCCATTACTCGGTATATTGGAGAACTTGGTGCGGAGGTTTATTCTATAGAAGGTAGTTTCCGAAGAGCTAAAAGTGCCAGAGAGAGATGCAAAGAGCTATCTAATGTAACGATTATATGCGGAAGTAGTGATAAACTTCCTGAATATGGAGAATTTGATGTAGTTCTATTAATTGGTGTATTAGAATATTCTCCGAAATTTTTAGGCCCTGAAGGTCCCGAACTTCTATTAAAATCCATATACCGGCAGTTGAAACCTGAAGGACTATTGATTTTAGCTATAGAAAACCAACTTGGACTTAAATACTTTGCCGGTTATCCTGAGGATCATGCAGGAATTCCTATGTATGGAATTAATAATTCTTATACTGAAGGAGAATTTGTTACTTTCGGAAGAAAAGTATTGGAAGATTTACTTCTTGATGCAGGTTTTGATACTTTAGAGCAGTATATTCCCTTACCGGATTACAAATTACCCGTATCTATAGTAACACCTCTCGGCTGGCAAAAATATCCGGACGAAATGTGTAGCCTCGCGTTAGAGTCTGTAAAAGAAGATGCACAGAGAAGTCCTTACTCTTTTCTTTCATTAGAGAATGCCTATATACCGGTGTGGAAGAATGGCCTGGCTCAGGACTTAGCCAATTCTTTTCTGTTTTCCTGTTACAAAGGAGAAAAATCGGAGTTTTCAAATATTCTGGCTTATTATTTTTCCGATGCGAGAAAAATAGATTATCTGAAGCGATTAGAGTTTCTTGAAGATGAAGGAGTTGTCATCAAAGCCTATCATGGAAATTCAAGCAGTATAGAAGAGTTTATACAGGGAGAATCGTATTTTAAAAAACTCTTAAATATCCTGAATCGACCGGGTTGGTCTATCGAAGAAATTGTATCCTGGACAAAAGTCTGGTATGATGCTCTGCTAAAAGAACTGGGATTGTCGGAAAACATTACACTTACAGCAGCTGTTGAAAGTAAATACTGGGATGCTACACCATTTAATGCGATCCTTGATGAGAAGGGAGATTTGTGTTTCTTTGATCTGGAATGGACCGGTTTGAAACAAATTGATTTAGGTTTAGTGCTCTGGCATGGGTTATTTATTAGCTTTATACGGGTTACTGATGTTTCTTCTCCTGTGCAGGGGCAGAGTCTGAATGTGTTAGAAATTATATATCGGATAATGTTATACCTTGGTTTTGATTTAAGTAAAGAAAGTTTGTTAGAGTATGAAAAAAGAGATAGGCAGATCATTTCTGACTTAAGTGGAATAGATGAGCCTGAAGAGCATATATTGTATGTAAAGAATCGTTGTTTAAGAGAGCGAATTTTACCTGAACAGGCAGAGCAAAAGCTATTGCAAAAAGAACAGGAACTTAGACAAAAAGAAGAAGAACTTAGACAAAAAGAGGAAGAACTTAAAGCTGTTTATTCTTCAAATAGCTGGAAAGTAACGGAACCTGTAAGACATATTATAAAAATTATAAAAAAGTAG
- a CDS encoding ABC transporter ATP-binding protein, with translation MIAISAKNIRKIYPLYKKPIDRLKETLHPLRKTYHTKFNALQDINFEIKKGDTVGILGQNGSGKSTLLKIITGVLTQTSGTLSVNGTISSLLELGTGFNPELNGMENIYFYGAIQGLYKEQIEERVESICSFADIGDFIYQPVKSYSSGMFVRLAFACAIHVEPDILIIDEALSVGDAKFQAKCFSKLSKLMKAGVTILFVSHSTEQIITHCNHAILLEKGRIYTSGEPKTVVNTYLDLLFGKKKDTKTKKLKNIKEDDKSEKSTFTEDLNSQFEKRPYYNPSEYRWGDREAEIIDFVAYQDDRLFPSAMQAGIPFFLKFRFVAKRDLKNVIFGFAVKTKEGITVYNTNSDMQGLKSLELLSIGEERILEISMPIKLFTGDYFLSLGLVSKNEEQEIIPHDRRYDSIHIVVEPVTHFFGLVDLDMEMKVY, from the coding sequence ATGATTGCCATTTCAGCAAAAAATATTAGAAAAATTTATCCTCTTTATAAGAAACCCATTGACCGGCTAAAAGAGACTCTACATCCGCTCCGAAAAACGTATCATACAAAATTTAACGCTCTTCAGGATATAAACTTTGAGATAAAAAAAGGAGATACGGTTGGAATTCTCGGACAAAATGGAAGCGGAAAGTCCACCTTACTTAAAATTATTACGGGTGTTTTGACTCAGACTTCCGGAACTCTTAGTGTAAATGGAACCATATCTTCACTCTTAGAATTAGGTACCGGATTTAATCCGGAACTAAATGGAATGGAGAATATTTATTTTTATGGAGCTATTCAGGGCTTATATAAAGAGCAAATTGAAGAAAGGGTTGAGAGTATCTGTTCTTTTGCTGATATTGGAGATTTTATCTATCAACCTGTCAAATCTTATTCGAGTGGTATGTTTGTGCGTCTTGCTTTTGCCTGTGCTATACATGTAGAACCGGATATACTGATCATTGATGAAGCCTTATCAGTAGGCGATGCCAAATTTCAGGCCAAGTGCTTTTCGAAATTGTCCAAACTTATGAAGGCCGGTGTTACCATTTTATTTGTAAGTCATTCTACCGAACAAATTATTACTCATTGCAATCATGCCATTCTTTTAGAGAAAGGAAGAATATATACGTCCGGAGAGCCGAAAACAGTAGTCAATACCTATCTTGACTTACTCTTTGGAAAGAAAAAGGATACGAAAACTAAAAAACTCAAAAATATAAAGGAAGATGATAAGTCAGAAAAGAGTACCTTTACAGAAGACTTAAATTCTCAGTTCGAAAAACGTCCTTATTATAATCCGTCTGAATATCGATGGGGAGATAGAGAAGCGGAGATTATTGATTTTGTAGCGTATCAGGATGATAGATTATTTCCCTCGGCTATGCAGGCTGGCATACCTTTTTTTCTGAAATTTCGATTTGTAGCAAAGAGAGATCTTAAAAATGTTATATTCGGATTTGCTGTTAAAACCAAAGAAGGTATTACGGTATATAATACAAATTCAGACATGCAAGGTTTGAAAAGTCTGGAGCTTCTTTCAATTGGAGAAGAACGAATATTAGAAATTAGTATGCCTATTAAATTATTTACAGGAGATTATTTCCTTTCTCTCGGCTTGGTTTCTAAGAATGAAGAACAAGAAATAATTCCTCATGATAGGCGATATGACTCTATTCATATAGTTGTTGAGCCTGTTACGCATTTTTTCGGATTAGTTGATCTGGATATGGAGATGAAAGTATATTAA
- the glf gene encoding UDP-galactopyranose mutase: MKKYLVVGAGFSGAVLANTLARELDCKVIVLDERNHIAGNCHTEREVETGVMVHKYGPHIFHTSNKEVWDYVNSFVKFIPFINRVKAVYQKQVYSLPINLHTINQFFGLSLDPKEAREFIEKKGDVSIEEAKTFEEQAKKFVGEELYRAFFYGYTRKQWGCEPKELPASILKRLPVRFNYDDNYYNDVYQGIPEEGYTAIVEKMLNHSNIEVHLNTKFSPDNEKYKDYDHVFYTGPVDAFFKYKHGKLRYRTVYFKRYEALGDYQGNAVINYADETIPYTRVHEHKHFTPWETHEKTVYFEEYSKATEENDTPYYPIRLKEDMDKYELYEKEVYALKDFTFLGRLATYRYMDMHHVIDEALQIAKEFVRKCL; this comes from the coding sequence ATGAAAAAATATTTGGTAGTAGGTGCGGGGTTTTCCGGTGCGGTGCTTGCAAACACACTGGCCAGGGAATTAGATTGTAAAGTTATTGTATTGGATGAAAGAAATCATATTGCAGGAAATTGCCATACAGAAAGAGAAGTTGAAACTGGCGTTATGGTGCATAAATACGGTCCGCATATTTTCCATACCAGTAATAAAGAAGTCTGGGATTATGTGAATTCTTTTGTGAAGTTTATACCTTTTATAAACCGAGTAAAAGCAGTGTATCAAAAACAAGTTTATTCTCTTCCTATAAATCTTCATACTATCAACCAGTTTTTTGGCCTTTCTTTGGATCCTAAGGAAGCAAGAGAGTTTATTGAAAAAAAAGGGGATGTGAGTATCGAAGAAGCGAAAACCTTTGAAGAACAGGCCAAGAAGTTTGTGGGAGAAGAGTTATACCGGGCTTTCTTTTATGGTTATACAAGAAAACAATGGGGTTGCGAACCCAAAGAACTTCCGGCTTCTATTCTAAAACGCTTACCTGTCCGTTTTAATTACGATGACAATTATTATAATGATGTTTACCAGGGAATTCCGGAAGAAGGATATACAGCGATAGTTGAAAAAATGTTAAATCATTCAAATATAGAGGTACACTTAAATACGAAATTCAGCCCTGATAATGAAAAGTATAAAGACTATGATCATGTGTTTTACACCGGTCCTGTTGATGCTTTTTTTAAATATAAACATGGGAAGTTGCGTTATAGAACGGTTTATTTCAAGCGCTATGAAGCTTTAGGCGATTACCAGGGAAACGCGGTGATTAATTATGCTGATGAAACAATTCCCTATACAAGGGTACATGAGCATAAGCATTTTACGCCCTGGGAAACACATGAAAAGACAGTATACTTTGAAGAATATAGCAAAGCTACCGAAGAAAACGATACTCCTTATTACCCTATCCGCTTGAAAGAAGATATGGATAAGTATGAGCTCTATGAAAAGGAAGTATACGCATTAAAAGATTTTACCTTTTTAGGAAGGCTTGCTACATATCGTTATATGGACATGCACCATGTTATTGATGAAGCTTTGCAGATAGCAAAAGAGTTTGTGAGAAAATGTTTATAA
- a CDS encoding ABC transporter permease produces MSKLIYLFKQFLFFFVDLYRSRILILSLARQDFKQRFLGNYFGILWAFAGPLINVLIMWFVFQVGFRASKVEEYPFVLWLMSGMFPWFFISEAIMTGSNSILDKPYLVKKVVFRVSTLPIIKLLVAQFLHLFFLCILFGMFIGYGYYPGLHAIQILYYVLAISFLSLGLSWATSAVVVFFRDLGQVIAIALQFGFWLTPIFWPIKMVPEKYLFFIKLNPAFYIVEGYRDALLYQHWFWEKPFLTLYFWGFVSVCFFGGAFLFRRLRPHFADVL; encoded by the coding sequence ATGAGTAAGCTTATATATTTATTTAAACAATTTCTATTCTTTTTTGTCGACCTATATCGAAGTAGAATTCTCATTTTATCTCTTGCCAGGCAGGACTTCAAGCAGAGATTTTTGGGAAACTATTTTGGAATTCTCTGGGCTTTTGCCGGGCCTTTAATCAATGTCTTGATTATGTGGTTTGTATTCCAGGTAGGTTTTCGGGCCAGTAAGGTAGAAGAGTATCCCTTTGTATTATGGCTTATGTCCGGAATGTTTCCCTGGTTTTTTATTTCGGAAGCCATTATGACCGGGAGTAATTCAATATTAGATAAACCGTATCTTGTGAAAAAAGTAGTGTTTCGGGTAAGCACCTTACCTATTATTAAACTTCTGGTGGCTCAATTTTTACACCTGTTTTTTCTTTGTATTCTCTTCGGAATGTTTATCGGTTATGGATATTATCCGGGACTGCACGCCATTCAAATTCTATACTATGTATTAGCCATATCTTTTTTGAGTCTGGGGCTTAGCTGGGCTACTTCGGCAGTAGTTGTTTTTTTTCGAGATCTCGGACAGGTAATCGCTATTGCCCTACAATTTGGTTTCTGGTTGACTCCAATTTTTTGGCCTATAAAAATGGTTCCCGAAAAATATCTTTTCTTTATCAAGCTAAATCCGGCTTTTTATATTGTGGAAGGTTACAGAGATGCTCTTTTGTATCAACACTGGTTCTGGGAAAAGCCTTTTTTAACACTTTATTTCTGGGGCTTTGTTTCTGTTTGTTTTTTTGGTGGAGCTTTCCTCTTTCGAAGACTCAGACCCCATTTTGCAGATGTATTATGA
- a CDS encoding MarR family EPS-associated transcriptional regulator produces MDDTIRRKILNLLHQNPEISQRELAEKLGISLGKVNYCLKSVIQKGWVKVNNFRNSQNKTAYSYILTPGGIELKARLTIDYIRIKMQEYEDIKKELEELVEDAKNQQIEIDELIEFESV; encoded by the coding sequence ATGGATGATACAATCCGCAGAAAAATTTTAAATCTTTTGCACCAGAACCCTGAAATAAGTCAGAGAGAATTAGCTGAAAAACTGGGAATCAGTCTCGGTAAGGTGAACTATTGCCTGAAATCAGTGATACAAAAGGGCTGGGTGAAAGTAAATAACTTTCGCAATAGCCAGAATAAAACTGCTTATTCCTATATCCTGACTCCGGGGGGGATTGAGCTTAAAGCCAGACTTACCATTGATTATATTCGTATAAAAATGCAGGAATACGAAGATATCAAAAAAGAACTTGAGGAACTGGTAGAAGACGCTAAAAATCAGCAGATCGAAATCGATGAGTTAATAGAATTTGAAAGTGTTTAA
- a CDS encoding ABC transporter ATP-binding protein, which yields MLKTFRRLLAYSLRYRAKILAGVLFALLTALLNASSITALIPLFDSLGAEKKYRFQFELTGPEKIILYKEQIFGKDSLDGLQRIQKQIIRAKFWVNRQTKNMEPLEVIWAICKLIIPLYLLKLFTYLLSVYFIASTGYTAVSDIRQELFDKVQSLPLNYFYKEKSGMVMSRMINDIEVVAAVISSNLRDATVNFFYVITHLFVLLYLNAELLLLALITVPIIIYPVTLFTHKITKSTKKYQERMADLNGNIQEMISGIKIIRSFVTEKEELGKFQEINDKVSYRSFKGQFYLQMAPNLVELTSSVIVLFFFAFGAKLIFNGRFTQGEFMAFLLTLMFLLRPLTQLSQMVGKVAQASIAGERVFEILDMESEVKEGKHHISLNGLKDSIVFRDLHFTYPGSNQEVLKGINLEVKVGETIALVGLSGSGKSTLMDLIPRFYTPNSGAIEIDGVNIEELDISQLRKHIGVVTQDIFLFHGTVEENIAYGRPHSTRKEIMRAARLANAHDFIMEMENDYDSMLGIRGLNLSGGQRQRLVIARTLLRNPEILILDEATSALDSQSEKLVTRALDRLFENRTTFVIAHRLSTIRKIKKIVVLDKGQIAEIGDHDMLLAQNGIYARLYENQFAGAEVQV from the coding sequence ATGCTTAAAACCTTCAGACGTCTTTTAGCTTATTCTTTACGATATCGAGCGAAAATCTTAGCCGGTGTTCTCTTTGCACTCCTTACCGCGCTTTTGAATGCTTCTTCTATCACTGCTCTCATTCCCCTTTTTGATTCCCTCGGTGCTGAGAAAAAATATCGTTTTCAATTTGAACTTACCGGACCGGAGAAAATCATCCTCTACAAAGAGCAGATTTTCGGAAAAGATTCTCTGGATGGTCTTCAAAGGATACAGAAACAGATTATCAGAGCCAAGTTCTGGGTAAACCGACAAACAAAGAATATGGAACCTTTAGAAGTCATCTGGGCCATCTGCAAGCTTATCATTCCACTTTATCTCTTAAAACTCTTTACCTACCTCCTCTCGGTTTACTTTATTGCCAGCACAGGCTATACGGCGGTGAGTGATATACGACAGGAGTTATTTGACAAAGTTCAAAGTCTTCCCCTGAACTACTTCTACAAAGAAAAAAGCGGGATGGTCATGAGTCGGATGATAAATGATATAGAAGTAGTGGCTGCTGTCATTTCCAGTAATTTAAGGGATGCTACCGTTAACTTTTTTTATGTTATTACCCACCTCTTTGTTTTACTCTATTTGAATGCTGAATTACTATTGTTAGCCCTTATCACTGTACCGATCATTATTTACCCCGTAACTCTTTTTACCCATAAAATTACCAAGTCTACCAAAAAATACCAGGAACGAATGGCCGACCTGAACGGAAACATACAGGAAATGATTTCCGGGATAAAGATCATACGCTCCTTTGTTACCGAAAAAGAAGAACTGGGAAAATTCCAGGAAATCAATGATAAAGTCTCCTACAGAAGCTTCAAAGGGCAATTTTACTTACAAATGGCTCCAAACCTCGTGGAACTGACTTCTTCGGTAATCGTACTTTTCTTTTTTGCCTTTGGAGCCAAATTGATCTTTAATGGTCGTTTCACCCAGGGAGAATTCATGGCCTTCTTACTTACCCTGATGTTTTTATTACGACCCTTAACCCAGCTTTCCCAGATGGTAGGAAAAGTTGCCCAGGCCAGTATTGCAGGGGAAAGAGTATTTGAGATTTTGGACATGGAATCAGAAGTAAAAGAAGGAAAGCACCACATCTCTCTGAATGGCCTAAAAGATTCCATCGTATTTCGAGATTTGCATTTTACTTATCCGGGTTCCAACCAGGAAGTGCTCAAAGGCATAAACCTCGAAGTAAAAGTTGGGGAAACAATAGCTCTTGTAGGTTTGAGCGGTAGTGGAAAATCTACCCTGATGGACTTAATACCACGTTTTTATACACCCAATTCCGGTGCTATCGAAATAGACGGAGTCAATATCGAAGAGCTGGACATCTCCCAACTCAGAAAACATATCGGTGTTGTAACCCAGGACATCTTCTTATTTCACGGAACGGTGGAAGAAAATATAGCTTATGGAAGACCCCATTCCACCCGCAAGGAAATAATGAGAGCAGCAAGACTTGCCAATGCTCATGATTTTATCATGGAAATGGAAAACGACTATGATAGTATGTTAGGAATAAGAGGTCTGAACCTATCCGGCGGTCAGAGACAAAGGCTCGTAATAGCCAGAACCCTGCTTCGCAACCCGGAAATTCTCATTCTCGATGAAGCGACCAGTGCTTTGGACTCCCAATCAGAAAAGTTAGTTACAAGGGCCTTAGATCGTTTATTCGAAAACCGTACTACTTTTGTGATTGCTCACAGGCTTTCCACGATTCGTAAAATCAAAAAAATCGTCGTGCTCGATAAAGGTCAGATTGCAGAAATTGGAGACCACGATATGCTTTTAGCACAGAATGGTATCTATGCCCGTCTTTATGAAAATCAATTTGCCGGAGCGGAGGTACAGGTTTAG
- a CDS encoding phosphate-selective porin O and P domain protein codes for MDYQAIDKTLRKFNVLVTKLLIILCIGSAPSLFAEEIELYEDPITGLVYTKPGPGRKKIGAEEVKDKAKEVKKPSNEKLTISGRLQVRGISAQKDSDFSNGHRDYNSFDMNFRRVRFGFKYNGDKWWGAQVHIRIENLINPPYLVESKNSSGAVTSEKVKDSRGGLQEANFWFNVPLMKTKVKFGMAKHPFLREWGSSVNLVVVERAFVSNFIQQFDIGGFVHTHPLSLISEKLTHYMLFSFSYTNGKGAGHEGIGRQRALTETHSGKDPMFISPMLSWRVEVNPFGGMIVNGKEADWDEGNDVFQRNLKVSLGMAGVTNRELRYVNGYNPHTKGVNSISLLSPQTSATGGNYDVMNANAGYDFSTGATNPFTPQYGLNAHTYDMTAVWKGLYLSGAYTYFSGSAAKDTKTYQTTLGYNLPVGDYHVMPVVRYDYLRGDFDRNLKTESFERFKSYWAGINLYLKENNFKVQLFYQILKDKLKTDYVSRQPIDANNNMIYFQMNMNIDLNVKLDK; via the coding sequence ATGGATTATCAAGCTATAGATAAAACATTAAGAAAGTTTAATGTTTTGGTTACAAAATTGTTAATAATTCTCTGCATTGGTTCAGCTCCTTCTCTCTTTGCAGAAGAAATCGAGTTATATGAAGACCCCATAACGGGGCTTGTCTACACCAAACCCGGTCCCGGAAGGAAGAAAATAGGTGCAGAAGAAGTAAAAGATAAGGCCAAAGAAGTAAAGAAACCCAGTAATGAAAAACTCACTATTTCGGGAAGATTACAGGTGAGAGGAATTTCAGCCCAGAAAGACTCCGATTTTTCTAACGGACACAGAGATTATAATTCCTTTGATATGAACTTTCGCCGGGTTCGGTTCGGTTTTAAATATAACGGAGACAAATGGTGGGGAGCCCAGGTACACATTCGTATTGAAAACTTAATCAATCCACCTTATCTCGTAGAATCGAAAAATTCCTCAGGGGCGGTAACCTCAGAAAAAGTAAAAGACAGCCGGGGAGGTCTCCAGGAAGCTAACTTCTGGTTCAATGTTCCCTTAATGAAAACGAAAGTGAAATTTGGTATGGCCAAACATCCTTTCTTACGGGAATGGGGGAGTTCTGTGAACCTCGTTGTAGTAGAACGAGCTTTTGTAAGTAACTTCATCCAACAGTTTGATATTGGAGGTTTTGTTCATACGCATCCTCTTTCTTTAATATCAGAGAAACTCACCCACTACATGCTTTTCTCCTTTTCTTATACCAACGGTAAAGGTGCCGGCCACGAGGGCATAGGTAGACAGAGAGCCCTCACGGAAACTCATTCAGGGAAAGACCCCATGTTCATTTCTCCCATGCTAAGCTGGAGAGTAGAAGTCAATCCTTTCGGTGGCATGATTGTAAATGGCAAAGAAGCCGATTGGGACGAAGGAAATGATGTATTTCAAAGAAATCTAAAAGTTTCCCTCGGAATGGCCGGAGTTACAAACCGAGAACTACGATATGTAAACGGCTATAATCCTCATACGAAAGGAGTAAATAGCATATCTCTTCTAAGCCCCCAGACAAGTGCAACAGGTGGCAATTATGATGTTATGAATGCCAATGCAGGTTATGATTTCAGCACCGGTGCAACCAACCCCTTTACTCCTCAATATGGTTTAAATGCACATACTTATGATATGACTGCTGTCTGGAAAGGACTTTATCTTTCCGGAGCTTACACCTACTTCAGCGGTTCGGCAGCAAAGGACACCAAAACTTACCAGACTACACTTGGATATAATCTACCTGTAGGAGACTATCATGTTATGCCGGTTGTAAGATACGATTACCTCAGGGGAGATTTTGATCGCAATTTAAAAACAGAAAGTTTTGAAAGGTTTAAATCCTACTGGGCCGGTATAAACCTTTACTTAAAAGAAAATAATTTCAAAGTCCAACTATTTTACCAGATCTTGAAAGATAAATTAAAAACGGATTATGTAAGCCGACAGCCAATCGATGCAAACAATAACATGATCTACTTTCAAATGAATATGAATATTGATCTAAATGTAAAACTGGATAAATAA
- a CDS encoding ATP-dependent DNA helicase RecQ: MQAELHTLQEKFSYKSFLPGQKEALDALFSGRDVLAIFPTGAGKSLLYQYPSLIRKLGITLIISPLIALMKDQSEHLSKLGIENAVYNSSIDELEQMKALSRAVTGKLKALFLSPERLLNPYFIRMSREMDIQLLVVDEAHCISRWGHDFRPEYRRIREFVQGLKKKPQILSLTASATEKVEKEIINFSGMKNTEVIRQSTFRSNLVYSVEFFEKEEDRFEKLHHKIQESKSGKVLIYCATRKKTEEVNKFLKAQGFKSEFYHAGKNTEKREKIQENFTKGKFHILVASIAFGMGIDIPDIRYVIHFQAPSSIEAYLQESGRAGRDGKKSQCILFFRNTDTSVQKKLISSKINLKEEESLLENLQNYIFTDECRQKYISNYFDQEEIADCGTCDTCRDKVNKQSRILLQKEMEQKKESYKHNFTEQEENLMIETVKTFNGKFGKTLIADFLKGKESIRVKKYHIQNIQGFGSLQNISLIDLTKKFDELLEENKLQVRGKKYPRLIIPATRKTKEESTVIQKQVREKTLFASLRAYRDKKAKQLGWKKFMVLQNKVLQSISKSKPDSLEALRNIQGMGDAKVESYGKDILEIIKNFT, encoded by the coding sequence ATGCAGGCCGAGCTTCATACTTTACAGGAAAAGTTTTCTTACAAATCATTTCTTCCCGGTCAAAAAGAAGCACTGGATGCACTTTTTTCCGGGAGAGATGTTCTGGCCATTTTTCCAACAGGTGCCGGAAAATCTCTACTCTACCAGTATCCCAGTCTAATTCGAAAATTAGGAATCACTCTTATTATATCTCCCCTGATCGCCCTGATGAAAGATCAGTCAGAACATCTTAGTAAGCTTGGCATAGAAAATGCGGTTTATAATTCCAGTATAGATGAACTTGAACAAATGAAAGCTTTAAGCCGTGCTGTGACCGGAAAACTCAAAGCTTTATTTCTATCCCCCGAACGACTGTTAAATCCATATTTTATTAGGATGTCCAGGGAAATGGATATTCAACTTCTGGTAGTAGATGAAGCGCATTGTATATCCCGCTGGGGACATGATTTCCGTCCTGAATACAGAAGAATCAGGGAGTTTGTTCAAGGCCTAAAAAAGAAGCCCCAAATCCTCTCTCTAACTGCCAGTGCTACCGAAAAAGTAGAAAAAGAAATTATAAATTTTAGCGGTATGAAAAATACAGAAGTTATACGGCAAAGCACCTTTCGAAGTAATTTGGTATATTCAGTAGAGTTTTTCGAAAAGGAAGAAGATCGCTTCGAAAAGCTTCATCATAAAATTCAAGAATCAAAATCGGGAAAAGTTCTTATATACTGTGCTACAAGAAAGAAGACCGAGGAAGTGAACAAGTTTTTAAAGGCACAGGGTTTTAAGTCTGAGTTTTATCATGCGGGAAAAAATACGGAGAAGAGGGAGAAGATACAGGAAAATTTCACAAAAGGAAAGTTCCACATCCTTGTTGCCAGCATTGCTTTCGGCATGGGGATTGATATCCCCGATATTCGATACGTTATCCACTTTCAGGCACCTTCTTCTATAGAAGCCTATTTACAGGAAAGCGGAAGAGCCGGAAGAGATGGGAAAAAGTCCCAGTGTATTTTATTTTTCCGAAATACAGATACCTCAGTACAAAAAAAACTCATATCTTCTAAGATCAATCTAAAAGAAGAAGAAAGTTTATTAGAAAACCTGCAAAACTACATTTTTACAGATGAATGCAGACAAAAATATATTTCAAATTATTTTGATCAAGAAGAAATTGCAGACTGCGGAACCTGCGATACCTGTCGGGATAAGGTTAATAAACAAAGCCGAATTCTTCTCCAAAAAGAAATGGAGCAAAAAAAAGAAAGTTATAAGCATAATTTTACCGAACAGGAAGAAAACCTCATGATAGAAACGGTAAAAACGTTTAACGGAAAATTTGGAAAAACTCTAATAGCAGATTTTCTAAAAGGGAAAGAAAGTATCAGGGTTAAAAAATATCATATTCAAAATATACAGGGTTTTGGTTCTTTACAGAATATTAGCCTTATTGATCTTACAAAGAAATTTGATGAACTTTTAGAAGAAAATAAGCTACAGGTAAGGGGGAAAAAATATCCGAGATTAATCATTCCTGCGACGCGTAAAACCAAAGAGGAATCTACAGTGATACAAAAACAGGTTCGAGAAAAAACCCTTTTCGCAAGCCTTCGTGCCTACCGTGATAAAAAAGCAAAGCAACTCGGCTGGAAAAAATTCATGGTTCTGCAAAATAAAGTATTACAAAGTATCTCTAAAAGTAAACCCGATAGCCTGGAAGCACTAAGAAACATACAGGGAATGGGAGATGCAAAAGTCGAGTCTTACGGAAAAGATATATTAGAGATTATTAAAAATTTTACATAA